A region from the Brassica napus cultivar Da-Ae chromosome C8, Da-Ae, whole genome shotgun sequence genome encodes:
- the LOC106359331 gene encoding zinc finger protein JAGGED-like yields the protein MRAEDNNTFDLNNLPDDPSIDFFPLFKEGSSSSSSSGGFREKHIKDGKEYECRFCSLKFFKSQALGGHMNRHRQERETESLNKARELLRNNTFPRHQGPPFSYQHGDLHIGDPITPYKPMMHPPRLFSPSARLPPPPLVQPYLYPPRSPTPPLSLPYRCTNDYYLHNNGTHHQTLANSGCGGRSPPESRYTFIGSPVANGSRVAPPLSQPLPPHHGYN from the exons AT GAGAGCTGAAGATAATAACACTTTTGATCTCAATAACTTACCTGATGATCCTTCTATAGACTTTTTCCCATTATTTAAAGAAggctcatcttcatcttcatcctctG GAGGATTTAGAGAGAAGCACATCAAAGATGGAAAAGAGTACGAATGTAGATTTTGTTCACTCAAGTTCTTCAAATCTCAAGCTCTCGGTGGCCACATGAACCGCCACCGTCAAG AGAGGGAGACGGAGTCACTAAACAAAGCACGTGAACTTCTTCGCAACAATACATTTCCTCGTCATCAAGGCCCTCCATTTAG TTATCAGCATGGAGATTTGCATATAGGAGACCCAATAACACCATACAAACCAATGATGCATCCACCAAGATTGTTCTCCCCCTCCGCACGTCTGCCGCCACCACCACTTGTGCAACCTTATCTTTATCCGCCACGGTCTCCTACCCCACCGTTATCGCTTCCTTACCGTTGCACCAACGACTACTATTTGCACAACAATGGTACACATCACCAAACCCTAGCAAATAGCGGTTGCGGTGGTCGCTCACCGCCTGAATCTAGATACACCTTCATCGGTTCACCCGTGGCTAATGGCTCTAGGGTTGCTCCTCCTCTTTCGCAGCCTCTACCTCCACATCATGGTTATAATTAA